Proteins co-encoded in one Amia ocellicauda isolate fAmiCal2 chromosome 11, fAmiCal2.hap1, whole genome shotgun sequence genomic window:
- the ncdn gene encoding neurochondrin gives MMSDGKSSPRSVGDEAPLPSVPPEEGADGVDSGAGAGAGAGEGEGAGLSEAQRVLLERCLQMLSNAPDDNQSLACLLLITRFCPAAQLGRSTLRRVFEAVGFSLPTRLLVSAAKGDGGCPPEVLLGLAVSLLAGFSSDPELVTHPQLLKTVPLLLDLVSQQQDLHCQNPDRQPQAKQGPESAGQDHDGSEPQPEERLEQALPLSPGVPGHNQERGEEPAETDTADQNCPTPNDPGGPLVQDCYEVLWGVCGSAHGPALLLSREAVPALCRAYCQSQALSRERGLPLLAQLMSGPTRKRAWERHAAQLTALLDRLTTEFCQAPEQDRLQLCTHLPAFLPPVGGSMEVGANMVALWGGLRPLLQARLSPAQLGLVLVLAACLLDLAGWAPLGSARLGCLLVNRACVEVRMGLEEPPGAVVTEMQQHILTACYRILEAALEQACSLGLAKDSSQSGSPDTQISLQQGKQLVGVLQEAFSATIYYLQQVTPSRYGDPFVFVTFRALCAWLAEETSCLRQEVTTLLPFLIGYAKAHLEEDRRDQGLANWMAEMSVGDSAEDGAWSGEEPLRLLLPALCHLTAEEGPRGVLLSLGTPALLTHFLSLRWGAGGRQEGSGDPSMETACSALLNITVTEKHTVRTDPSFTSLQSLLVDAVPALLHKPRLLMLAVNFCTLGLLITRLRPTPPGVRGEVRVRRFIGSSLQFLLGALCPGGVSTEWAVLWAEGAAELWRLSLQALAGSIAALPWLPDMARDGGWLRDMLELLTGCAALPDSDTLEALQEFLTVLAQHCPHCRHDIAQHWGGALSTMTQLHTALQH, from the exons ATGATGTCAGATGGGAAGAGTTCCCCCAGGAGTGTGGGTGATGAGGCACCCCTCCCCAGCGTGCCCCCTGAGGAGGGAGCAGATGGAGTGGACAGTGGAGCTGGAGCGGGAGCGGgagcgggagagggagagggtgccGGGCTGTCAGAGGCCCAGCGAGTGCTGTTGGAGCGCTGTCTGCAAATGCTCAGTAACGCCCCAGATGACAACCAATCACTGGCCTGCCTGCTACTG attACCCGGTTCTGTCCGGCGGCTCAGTTGGGCCGTTCCACTCTGCGCAGGGTGTTTGAGGCCGTGGGGTTCTCCCTGCCGACACGGCTGCTGGTCTCCGCAGCGAAGGGGGATGGGGGTTGCCCCCCTGAGGTGCTGCTTGGTCTGGCGGTGTCACTGCTGGCTGGGTTCAGTTCTGACCCGGAGCTCGTCACCCATCCCCAGCTCCTCAAGACAGTACCGCTCCTGCTGGACCTGGTCTCACAGCAGCAGGACCTGCACTGTCAGAATCCAGACAGGCAGCCCCAGGCCAAACAGGGCCCAGAGTCAGCAGGACAAGACCACGATGGGTCAGAACCACAACCAGAGGAAAGGCTTGAGCAAGCTTTGCCACTTAGCCCTGGTGTGCCGGGTCACAaccaggagagaggagaggagcctGCTGAAACAGACACAGCAGATCAGAACTGTCCGACCCCTAATGATCCTGGAGGGCCTCTGGTTCAGGACTGCTATGAGGTGCTGTGGGGGGTGTGTGGGTCGGCCCATGGGCCAGCACTGCTTCTGTCTCGTGAGGCAGTACCGGCACTGTGTCGGGCCTACTGTCAGAGCCAGGCCCTAAGCAGGGAACGTGGACTTCCTCTGCTGGCCCAGCTGATGTCCGGCCCGACCCGCAAGCGTGCCTGGGAGAGACATGCAGCGCAACTGACTGCCCTGCTCGACCGCCTGACCACAGAGTTCTGCCAGGCCCCTGAACAGGACCGCCTGCAGCTGTGCACCCACCTGCCAGCCTTCTTGCCCCCAGTGGGGGGTAGCATGGAGGTAGGGGCCAACATGGTGGCACTGTGGGGAGGGCTGCGCCCCCTGCTCCAGGCTCGGCTCAGCCCGGCCCAGCTGGGTCTGGTACTGGTTCTGGCTGCCTGCCTGCTGGACCTGGCAGGCTGGGCACCACTGGGCTCGGCACGGCTGGGCTGTCTGCTGGTGAACCGGGCCTGTGTGGAGGTCAGGATGGGCCTGGAGGAGCCTCCTGGTGCTGTTGTCACTGAGATGCAGCAGCATATTCTCACAGCCTGCTACCGGATCCTGGAGGCCGCTCTGGAACAGGCCTGTAGCCTGGGGCTCGCTAAGGACTCTTCCCAGTCGGGGAGCCCTGACACCCAGATTAGCCTGCAGCAGGGCAAGCAGTTGGTGGGAGTTCTGCAGGAGGCCTTCTCTGCTACTATCTACTACCTAcagcag GTAACACCGAGTCGCTATGGTGACCCCTTTGTGTTCGTCACATTCCGTGCCCTCTGCGCCTGGCTGGCTGAGGAGACTTCCTGTCTAAGGCAGGAAGTGACCACCCTGCTGCCCTTCCTGATTGGCTACGCCAAGGCCCATCTGGAGGAAGACAGGCGAGACCAGGGCCTGGCCAACTGGATGGCAGAGATGTCTGTGGGTGACAGTGCAGAGGACGGGGCCTGGTCAGGGGAGGAGCCTCTGAG ACTGCTCCTCCCTGCACTGTGTCACCTGACAGCGGAGGAGGGGCCGCGGGGTGTTCTGTTGTCTCTGGGGACACCAGCCCTGCTGACACACTTCCTGTCTCTGCGCTGGGGAGCTGGGGGGCGGCAGGAGGGATCTGGGGACCCCAGCATGGAGACGGCCTGCTCTGCCCTGCTCAATATCACtgtcactgagaaacacaccGTCAG gacagACCCCTCGTTCACGTCTCTCCAGTCCCTGCTGGTTGACGCAGTCCCTGCCCTTCTGCACAAGCCTCGCCTCCTCATGCTGGCTGTAAACTTCTGCACGCTGGGGCTTCTGATTACCCGGCTGAGGCCCACCCCACCTG GTGTTCGTGGGGAGGTGCGAGTGAGGCGGTTCATTGGCTCTTCCCTGCAGTTTCTCTTGGGGGCACTTTGCCCTGGGGGTGTGAGCACGGAGTGGGCAGTGCTGTGGGCAGAGGGGGCGGCGGAGCTGTGGCGGCTCAGTCTCCAGGCGCTGGCGGGCAGCATTGCCGCATTGCCGTGGTTACCTGACATGGCGCGAGACGGGGGCTGGCTGCGGGACATGCTGGAGCTGCTGACCGGCTGCGCTGCGCTGCCCGATTCCGACACACTGGAGGCGCTGCAGGAATTCCTCACTGTGCTGGCACAACACTGTCCCCACTGCAGGCACGATATCGCACAACACTGGGGTGGAGCCCTAAGCACCATGACACAGTTGCACACGGCCCTGCAGCACTGA
- the tfap2e gene encoding transcription factor AP-2-epsilon, translating into MLWKSRDRANKNEPYCLQDRSDGLNGSSAGGRLSQLSSLNQGGYSSAPPLCHTPASDFQPPYFPPPYPQPPLSYSQSQDAGYPHLSDPYTSINTLHQHQQSAWHSQRARPDEAALLSQSHRALSLDPRREYPGVPRLLHGLGEGAAALGEGPLGLHGVGHHGLEDIQGADESSALGLLDHSVIKKVPVPSKLNGSCLSAMSLGKDGAGVSNPGEVFCSVPGRLSLLSSTSKYKVTVGEVQRRLAPPECLNASLLGGVLRRAKSKNGGRCLRERLEKIGLNLPAGRRKAANVTLLTALVEGEAVHLARDFGYVCETEFPARAAADFLLRQSDPADLHTRKSMLLASKQVCKEFVDLLSQDRSPLGSARPCTVLDPALQGCLTHFSLLTHGFGGPAILAALTAFQSYLQEALKLLDKGASGPGQPEGGGKGHSKDLKHRK; encoded by the exons ATGCTGTGGAAGTCCAGAGACCGGGCCAACAAGAACGAACCCTACTGCCTACAG GACCGTTCTGATGGGCTGAACGGCTCCTCTGCCGGCGGCCGTCTCTCTCAGCTTTCCTCACTGAACCAGGGAGGGTACAGTTCGGCTCCCCCACTGTGCCACACGCCAGCGTCCGACTTCCAGCCGCCCTACTTCCCGCCGCCCTACCCACAGCCGCCTCTGTCCTACTCGCAGAGCCAAGATGCGGGATACCCGCACCTCTCCGACCCCTACACCTCCATCAACACGCTGCACCAGCACCAGCAGTCGGCCTGGCACTCCCAGCGGGCGCGGCCGGACGAGGCGGCGCTGCTTTCTCAGTCGCACCGGGCGCTGAGCCTCGACCCCCGCAGGGAGTACCCTGGCGTGCCCAGGCTGCTACACGGCCTCGGGGAGGGGGCAGCTGCCCTGGGAGAGGGACCGCTGGGGCTGCACGGGGTCGGTCATCACGGCCTGGAAGACATTCAG GGAGCAGATGAGAGCTCAGCGCTGGGCTTACTGGACCACTCGGTCATCAAGAAAG tGCCAGTACCCTCCAAGCTGAATGGCAGCTGTCTGTCGGCCATGTCGCTGGGGAAGGATGGGGCTGGCGTGTCGAACCCTGGTGAGGTGTTCTGCTCAGTCCCGGGCCGCCTGTCACTGCTCAGCTCCACCTCCAAGTACAAGGTGACAGTGGGGGAGGTGCAGCGGCGCCTGGCCCCCCCGGAGTGCCTCAACGCCTCTCTGCTGGGAGGGGTGCTACGCAG ggcgAAGTCAAAGAATGGGGGCCGCTGTCTGCGGGAGCGTCTTGAGAAGATCGGTCTAAACCTGCCGGCTGGGCGCCGCAAAGCCGCCAACGTCACCCTGCTGACCGCGCTGGTGGAGG GTGAGGCAGTGCACCTGGCTCGTGATTTCGGCTACGTGTGTGAGACAGAGTTCCCAGCGAGAGCCGCCGCAGACTTCCTTCTGCGCCAGAGCGACCCAGCGGACCTGCACACCCGCAAAAGCATGCTGCTGGCCAGCAA ACAGGTGTGTAAGGAGTTTGTGGACCTGTTGTCCCAGGACCGATCGCCCTTGGGCTCAGCCCGGCCATGCACAGTGCTGGACCCGGCACTGCAGGGCTGCCTGACCCACTTCAGCCTGCTTACCCATGGCTTTGGAGGCCCAGCCATTTTGGCGGCGCTGACTGCCTTCCAGAGCTACCTGCAGGAGGCACTCAAGCTGCTGGACAAGGGTGCATCTGGCCCTGGACAACCCgagggggggggcaaaggtCACAGCAAGGACCTCAAACACCGCAAATAG